Proteins encoded by one window of Hyphomicrobium nitrativorans NL23:
- a CDS encoding phosphopantothenoylcysteine decarboxylase: MKRVLLIIGGGIAAYKSLDLIRRLKERGMSVRCVLTKGGQEFITPLAVGAISNEHVATDLFDLNAEREIGHIRLAREADVVVVAPATADLLARMAQGQANDMATAILLATRAPVLAAPAMNPAMWAHAATQRNVKQLAADGVAFIGPNAGEMAERGEAGVGRMAEVAEIVPRVEQLLEGESEARRGFGFIDVADRRPSGGKLPLAGRHVLVTSGPTHEPIDPVRYIANRSSGKQGHAVAAAAQKLGARVTLITGPVEIADPEGVTVQHVETAQEMLTAVEAALPADVAVFAAAVADWRVASAAEGKIKKAKGAPPPALHLAENADILATVARLKPRRRPQLVIGFAAETDAVVENAERKRSAKAVDWIVANDVSQGSGVFGGERNTVHLVTAQGVENWPQMSKADVAAALIGRAARYLAQSVEQV; the protein is encoded by the coding sequence ATGAAACGCGTTCTGCTCATCATCGGCGGCGGAATTGCCGCCTACAAATCGCTCGATCTCATCCGGCGTCTCAAAGAGCGCGGGATGTCGGTGCGGTGCGTGCTGACGAAAGGCGGGCAGGAGTTCATCACGCCGCTTGCGGTGGGCGCGATCAGCAACGAGCACGTGGCGACGGATCTGTTCGATCTCAACGCTGAGCGGGAGATCGGACACATCCGGCTAGCGCGAGAAGCCGATGTCGTCGTGGTGGCGCCTGCGACGGCGGATCTGCTGGCCCGCATGGCGCAGGGGCAAGCCAACGACATGGCGACCGCTATTCTGCTTGCGACGCGCGCGCCTGTGCTTGCGGCGCCGGCTATGAACCCGGCCATGTGGGCGCACGCCGCCACGCAGCGGAACGTCAAGCAACTCGCCGCCGATGGCGTGGCGTTCATCGGACCGAACGCGGGCGAAATGGCCGAGCGGGGCGAAGCCGGTGTCGGGCGAATGGCAGAGGTCGCGGAGATCGTGCCGCGTGTGGAGCAGTTGCTCGAAGGGGAGAGCGAGGCGCGTCGCGGGTTCGGGTTCATCGACGTTGCGGACCGGCGGCCCTCCGGTGGAAAGCTTCCGCTGGCCGGGCGGCACGTGCTTGTCACGAGCGGGCCGACTCACGAGCCCATCGATCCCGTGCGCTACATTGCCAACCGCTCGTCCGGTAAGCAGGGCCACGCGGTTGCGGCGGCCGCGCAAAAGCTTGGCGCGCGGGTGACGCTGATCACGGGGCCGGTCGAGATCGCGGACCCTGAGGGCGTCACCGTGCAGCACGTGGAGACGGCGCAGGAGATGCTGACGGCCGTCGAGGCGGCGCTTCCTGCCGATGTCGCCGTGTTCGCGGCGGCTGTCGCGGACTGGCGCGTCGCGAGTGCGGCCGAGGGTAAGATCAAAAAGGCGAAGGGTGCGCCTCCGCCAGCGCTGCATCTTGCCGAAAACGCGGACATCCTTGCCACGGTGGCGCGGCTCAAACCGCGCCGCCGGCCGCAACTCGTGATCGGCTTCGCGGCGGAAACGGACGCGGTGGTGGAGAACGCGGAACGCAAGCGCAGCGCCAAGGCCGTGGACTGGATCGTCGCCAATGACGTCTCGCAGGGCTCCGGCGTTTTCGGCGGTGAGCGCAATACGGTGCATCTCGTCACCGCGCAGGGTGTCGAGAACTGGCCGCAAATGAGCAAAGCGGATGTGGCTGCTGCCCTGATCGGCCGCGCGGCTCGTTATCTCGCGCAGTCGGTCGAGCAGGTGTGA
- a CDS encoding Na+/H+ antiporter subunit D: protein MMRANLLLALPVLCPLAGVALSLLAWRWPLVQRGVSLAASFGLLLSAIALVGAVHDGTVLATQFGAWQAPFGISFVGDMLSAAMVLIAGLMAVAVGIYGLAGDASAREYAFYHPLYQGLLLGVTGAFLTGDIFNLYVWFEVMLISSFGLLALGGTKAQLDAGVKYVTLNLVVTTQFLIAVALLYGATGTLNMADLALVLPTVENQGLVTTLALLFLVAFGAKAAVFPLFFWLPAAYHTASAPVVAIFAALLTKVGVYAILRTFTLMFDGDTGVTAPIVGAIAAATMITGVLGAAAHFDIRRILSFHIISQIGYMLLGIAVATPLAVGGAILYVIHHIVVKANLFLVAGVIHRAGGSYHLKEIGGLYRGLPLLGVLFAIPALSLAGLPPLSGFWAKFGVIKASLDAGHIALAVTGLAVGLLTLYSMLKIWNEAFWKAAPERSVAAERRWLGEPGTRVLMLVPISALATITLAIGFWAEPFVDYSLRAGAQLLDKSAYIDAVFPPETAGGARIQESVP from the coding sequence CAAATCTGCTGCTTGCGCTTCCGGTTCTCTGTCCGCTTGCAGGCGTGGCGTTGTCGCTTCTGGCGTGGCGGTGGCCGCTCGTTCAGCGTGGCGTGAGTCTCGCTGCGAGTTTCGGGCTGCTGCTGTCTGCGATTGCACTTGTCGGGGCCGTGCATGACGGCACGGTTCTCGCGACGCAGTTCGGTGCGTGGCAGGCGCCATTCGGCATTAGCTTCGTAGGAGACATGCTCTCGGCTGCGATGGTGCTGATTGCAGGGTTGATGGCCGTTGCGGTGGGGATTTACGGATTGGCCGGCGACGCGTCCGCGCGCGAGTACGCGTTCTACCATCCGCTCTATCAGGGCCTGTTGCTCGGCGTGACGGGCGCGTTTCTCACCGGAGACATTTTCAACCTCTACGTCTGGTTCGAGGTGATGCTGATTTCGTCGTTCGGGCTTCTGGCTCTCGGCGGAACGAAAGCGCAGCTCGATGCGGGCGTGAAGTACGTGACGCTCAACCTCGTCGTTACGACGCAGTTCCTGATCGCGGTCGCTTTGCTTTATGGCGCGACCGGAACGCTCAACATGGCGGACCTCGCGCTCGTGTTGCCCACGGTCGAGAACCAGGGACTTGTGACGACGCTTGCGTTGCTGTTTCTGGTCGCCTTCGGTGCGAAGGCTGCGGTGTTTCCTCTGTTCTTCTGGCTTCCGGCCGCCTATCACACGGCGTCCGCGCCCGTCGTCGCCATTTTCGCGGCACTGCTCACGAAGGTCGGCGTCTATGCGATCCTGCGGACATTTACGCTCATGTTCGACGGCGATACCGGCGTCACCGCGCCGATTGTCGGGGCGATCGCGGCGGCGACGATGATCACAGGCGTGCTCGGGGCGGCGGCGCACTTCGACATCCGGCGCATCCTTTCGTTCCACATCATCAGTCAGATCGGCTACATGCTGCTCGGCATCGCTGTTGCGACTCCGCTCGCGGTGGGTGGCGCCATCCTCTACGTGATCCACCACATCGTCGTGAAGGCGAACCTGTTCCTTGTTGCCGGTGTCATCCATCGGGCTGGTGGATCGTACCACTTGAAGGAGATCGGCGGGCTCTATCGCGGACTGCCGCTGCTTGGCGTGCTGTTCGCTATTCCTGCGCTGTCGCTTGCGGGGCTTCCGCCGCTATCGGGGTTTTGGGCCAAATTCGGTGTGATCAAAGCGAGCCTGGATGCAGGACACATCGCGCTTGCGGTAACCGGGCTCGCCGTTGGATTGCTGACGCTCTATTCGATGCTGAAGATCTGGAACGAAGCGTTCTGGAAGGCAGCGCCGGAGAGATCCGTTGCGGCGGAGCGGCGTTGGCTCGGTGAACCCGGCACGCGGGTGCTCATGCTCGTGCCGATTTCCGCTCTCGCGACGATCACGCTTGCCATCGGCTTTTGGGCCGAGCCGTTCGTCGACTATTCGCTTCGCGCCGGTGCGCAACTGCTCGACAAATCCGCTTACATCGACGCGGTCTTTCCACCGGAGACGGCGGGCGGCGCGCGCATTCAAGAGAGCGTGCCATGA
- a CDS encoding SDR family oxidoreductase: MKNVIVTGTSSGIGLDTVVALAKQGWRVFATMRKTAKSGPLESALVDAGLRDRVEIAQLDVTDAASISAAVEAVLSKTGGQLDAVVHNAGVAVGGAFEDIRDDQSRHVMETNFFGVVALTRALMPTFRNQRHGRVLIVSSDAAFMGQPGNAIYCASKWAIEGWAEAAAHELNLFGIEAILVEPGPYRTPIWENSPHIMPPESPYYAWSQQLFKAADEHTERTARDPIEVARVIVKALEAQRPRFRYPVGPLARITHAVRGKIPSRLMRRGVSRLLGLHRIRA, from the coding sequence ATGAAAAACGTGATCGTAACCGGCACGTCCTCGGGTATCGGATTGGATACCGTCGTCGCGCTTGCGAAGCAGGGATGGCGCGTGTTCGCCACGATGCGCAAGACCGCAAAGAGCGGACCGCTCGAAAGCGCGCTTGTCGATGCGGGACTTCGCGACCGTGTCGAGATCGCACAGCTCGACGTGACAGACGCCGCATCGATCTCCGCCGCGGTCGAAGCCGTACTATCGAAAACCGGCGGCCAACTCGATGCGGTCGTACACAATGCCGGCGTTGCCGTCGGCGGCGCGTTCGAAGACATCCGGGACGATCAATCGCGGCATGTCATGGAAACGAATTTCTTTGGCGTCGTCGCGTTGACGCGCGCGCTGATGCCCACGTTCCGCAACCAACGGCACGGACGCGTTCTCATTGTATCGAGCGACGCTGCATTCATGGGGCAGCCTGGAAACGCCATCTACTGCGCCTCGAAGTGGGCCATCGAAGGGTGGGCGGAAGCCGCCGCACATGAACTCAACCTGTTCGGGATCGAAGCGATCCTCGTCGAGCCCGGCCCCTATCGCACGCCGATCTGGGAAAACTCGCCCCACATCATGCCGCCCGAAAGCCCGTACTACGCTTGGTCGCAGCAGCTCTTCAAGGCAGCCGACGAGCACACGGAACGCACGGCGCGCGATCCGATCGAAGTTGCACGCGTCATCGTAAAAGCGCTCGAAGCACAACGCCCTCGCTTTCGTTATCCCGTGGGCCCGCTGGCGCGCATCACGCATGCCGTACGCGGAAAGATTCCGAGCAGGCTCATGCGCCGCGGCGTTTCGCGCCTCCTCGGTCTCCATCGCATACGCGCGTGA
- a CDS encoding aminotransferase class I/II-fold pyridoxal phosphate-dependent enzyme: protein MLNLIPQTKNWLRANGDRPVAAKPFSSLSSYKAIKHHQTLAKTLGIPNPFYRSTEGMADKLTLIDGKPVLNFAWCDYLGLSQHPEMIAAANEATSRFGTTLSASRMVSGDTPMHRELEAEIARTIGVEAALVFVSGHAANVSTIGTLMNSDDLIVHDEFVHNSAVVGMRLSGAETRSFKHNRLDALENILRTERAKYRNVMVVIEGLYSTEGDLPDLARIVELKERYGAWLMVDDAHGCGVLGATGRGLAEHCGVDGAKVDIWMGTLSKAYASCGGYIAGNTELIDLLRYAAPGFVFSVGLPPAMTASALTALRIVQREPERVQRLHNNSKMFLEGAHARGLDTGRAAGIAMLPIMVGLTGRAAKTVARVLERGVNASFIMYPGVPMNAARLRFFLSSELTEAEINLALDVTKEELGR, encoded by the coding sequence GTGCTTAACTTGATTCCTCAAACGAAGAACTGGCTGCGCGCCAATGGGGATCGTCCGGTAGCGGCCAAGCCGTTCTCATCGCTGTCCTCCTATAAGGCGATCAAGCACCACCAGACACTCGCCAAGACGCTCGGTATTCCGAACCCGTTCTATCGCTCGACCGAGGGCATGGCGGACAAGCTGACGCTCATCGACGGCAAGCCCGTGCTCAACTTCGCATGGTGCGACTATCTCGGCCTCAGCCAGCATCCTGAAATGATCGCCGCTGCCAACGAGGCGACGAGCCGCTTTGGCACCACGCTTTCGGCAAGCCGCATGGTCTCGGGCGACACGCCGATGCACCGCGAGCTCGAAGCGGAAATCGCACGCACGATCGGCGTGGAAGCCGCCCTCGTTTTCGTCAGTGGCCATGCCGCCAACGTCTCCACCATCGGCACGTTGATGAACTCCGACGACCTGATCGTTCACGACGAGTTCGTCCATAACAGCGCGGTCGTCGGCATGCGCCTCTCGGGCGCCGAAACCCGCAGCTTCAAGCACAACCGGCTCGACGCGCTCGAAAACATTCTCCGCACCGAGCGCGCGAAGTACCGCAACGTCATGGTCGTCATCGAAGGTCTGTACTCGACCGAAGGCGATCTGCCCGACCTCGCGCGCATTGTCGAGCTCAAGGAGCGCTACGGTGCATGGCTGATGGTGGACGACGCGCACGGTTGCGGCGTGCTCGGCGCAACGGGCCGCGGCCTTGCCGAGCATTGCGGCGTCGACGGCGCCAAGGTCGACATTTGGATGGGCACGCTGAGCAAAGCCTACGCGTCGTGCGGCGGCTACATCGCCGGCAACACCGAACTGATCGACCTGCTCCGCTACGCGGCACCGGGCTTCGTCTTCTCGGTCGGCCTTCCCCCGGCGATGACGGCGTCCGCACTCACGGCCCTTCGCATTGTCCAGCGCGAGCCGGAACGCGTTCAGCGCCTGCATAACAACAGCAAGATGTTCCTCGAAGGCGCACACGCACGCGGCCTCGATACCGGCCGTGCAGCCGGCATCGCGATGCTGCCGATCATGGTCGGCCTCACGGGCCGCGCGGCCAAGACGGTCGCACGCGTCCTGGAGCGCGGCGTCAACGCGTCCTTCATCATGTATCCCGGCGTCCCGATGAACGCGGCGCGCCTGCGCTTCTTCCTCTCCTCGGAACTAACGGAAGCCGAGATCAATCTGGCGCTCGACGTCACGAAGGAAGAGCTGGGCCGCTAA
- a CDS encoding monovalent cation/H+ antiporter complex subunit F has translation MSGVAALEIAAIIAGVLLAAAAVCAALRIVRGPSTPDRVVALDMLSLIGVAVAGLAVLVSGSTAFVDVALGVALVGFLAVVALASFIERGAIRDDDNEDAP, from the coding sequence ATGAGCGGAGTGGCCGCTTTGGAGATCGCGGCGATAATCGCCGGGGTGCTGCTTGCGGCTGCGGCTGTGTGCGCGGCGCTTCGCATCGTGCGCGGGCCATCGACCCCCGACCGCGTCGTGGCGCTCGATATGCTTTCGCTGATCGGTGTGGCTGTGGCTGGCCTTGCGGTGTTGGTGTCCGGCTCCACGGCGTTCGTCGATGTCGCGCTCGGCGTGGCATTGGTGGGTTTTCTTGCCGTTGTCGCGTTGGCGAGCTTTATCGAACGCGGCGCAATCCGTGACGATGATAACGAGGACGCGCCATGA
- a CDS encoding tetratricopeptide repeat protein, with the protein MTVLSRHSRNYRLAALLTGALLACAMPAGAASTSTSECFSQNNERRIAGCTDLIENPNIDAGTKSLAYAMRALALSLKGKLDESLPDYDRAIELDPGSAMSFNNRAWVKYKLNRLEDGLEDVERSLVLGPASPHAHDTRAHIRQALGERRPALRDYERAMRLGGEPLVRLYQCGLEAAGFYKGPIDGLYTRDVRSALEACVDTTECDPLPPDEECRAAMS; encoded by the coding sequence ATGACGGTCCTTTCGCGCCATAGCCGAAACTACCGCCTGGCGGCCCTTCTCACCGGAGCGCTCTTGGCCTGCGCGATGCCGGCTGGCGCGGCGTCCACCTCGACCTCCGAATGCTTCAGCCAAAACAACGAGCGGCGCATCGCCGGATGCACCGATCTGATCGAGAACCCGAACATCGACGCCGGAACCAAGAGCCTCGCTTACGCGATGCGCGCGCTCGCCCTCTCGCTCAAAGGCAAGCTCGACGAATCGCTCCCCGACTACGACAGGGCGATCGAGCTGGACCCCGGTTCGGCGATGTCGTTCAACAACCGCGCCTGGGTCAAATATAAGCTGAATCGGCTGGAGGACGGCCTGGAGGATGTCGAGCGTTCGCTCGTACTCGGCCCCGCAAGTCCACACGCGCACGACACCCGTGCCCACATTCGCCAAGCGCTCGGCGAGCGCCGCCCGGCGCTCCGCGATTACGAACGCGCGATGCGGCTCGGTGGAGAGCCCCTCGTACGGCTCTATCAATGCGGCCTCGAAGCGGCGGGCTTCTACAAAGGACCGATCGACGGTCTTTACACGCGCGACGTGCGGAGCGCGCTCGAAGCCTGTGTCGACACGACGGAGTGCGATCCGCTTCCTCCCGATGAGGAATGCCGCGCGGCCATGTCGTAA
- the mnhG gene encoding monovalent cation/H(+) antiporter subunit G, with amino-acid sequence MTAWIGAFFLVLGATVCLVAAIGVLRFPDFFMRMHAATKAGVAGAGLVLIGIGFAMPSFEIALKIVLANLFLLLTVPVAGHLLGRAGYIAGVPLWGATQRDELASVLPRGAFDRALQSVGDDVKPD; translated from the coding sequence ATGACGGCCTGGATCGGCGCATTCTTTCTCGTTCTTGGAGCTACGGTGTGTCTCGTCGCGGCCATCGGCGTGCTGCGGTTTCCGGACTTCTTCATGCGGATGCACGCGGCGACCAAAGCTGGTGTGGCGGGCGCCGGTTTGGTGCTGATCGGAATCGGTTTTGCTATGCCGTCGTTCGAGATTGCTCTCAAGATCGTGCTCGCCAATCTCTTTCTATTGCTCACGGTTCCCGTTGCGGGGCATCTGCTGGGCCGAGCCGGCTACATCGCGGGCGTCCCGTTGTGGGGAGCGACGCAAAGAGACGAGCTTGCAAGCGTGCTCCCGCGCGGCGCGTTCGATCGGGCGCTTCAAAGCGTCGGCGATGACGTGAAGCCCGATTGA
- the cysK gene encoding cysteine synthase A — translation MESKTVADTEIKTLNATKSWGRGRVYNDITETIGHTPLVKLGRIAKAAGAKADVLMKLEFFNPLSSVKDRIGVAMIDVLEAEGKIAPGKTVLVEPTSGNTGIGLAFVAAARGYELKLVMPESMSVERRKILAHLGADLVLTPAAGGMPGAIDKANQLLAEIPGAVQPSQFENPANPLVHEKTTAEEIWTDTGGKVDVLVIGVGTGGTLSGCGRVLKARKPDLKIVAVEPEGSPILSGGARGPHKIQGIGAGFVPKVLDTSLIDEVVRVSNESAFETSRSLAKTEGIPGGISTGANLWAALQVAARDELAGKTVVTFAPSAAERYFTGELFLDPPAKA, via the coding sequence GTGGAGAGCAAGACTGTGGCCGACACCGAGATCAAGACCTTGAACGCGACCAAGAGCTGGGGCCGTGGGCGCGTCTACAACGACATCACGGAGACGATCGGGCACACACCGCTCGTGAAGCTGGGGCGGATTGCGAAGGCTGCGGGCGCCAAGGCCGACGTGCTGATGAAGCTCGAATTCTTCAATCCGCTGTCGTCGGTCAAGGATCGTATCGGCGTGGCGATGATCGACGTGCTCGAAGCCGAGGGCAAGATCGCGCCGGGCAAGACCGTGCTCGTGGAGCCGACATCGGGCAATACGGGCATCGGTCTCGCGTTTGTCGCCGCCGCACGCGGGTACGAACTCAAGCTCGTGATGCCGGAATCGATGTCGGTCGAGCGGCGCAAGATTTTGGCGCATCTCGGGGCCGATCTCGTGCTGACGCCGGCTGCGGGCGGGATGCCGGGCGCCATCGACAAGGCGAATCAGTTGCTGGCCGAGATCCCCGGTGCCGTGCAGCCGAGCCAGTTCGAGAACCCTGCAAACCCGCTCGTTCATGAAAAGACGACGGCCGAGGAGATCTGGACCGACACGGGCGGGAAGGTCGACGTGCTCGTGATCGGTGTCGGTACGGGCGGTACGCTTTCGGGATGCGGCCGCGTGCTCAAGGCGCGCAAACCGGACCTCAAGATCGTGGCCGTGGAGCCTGAGGGCAGCCCGATTCTTTCCGGCGGTGCGCGCGGTCCGCACAAGATCCAGGGCATCGGCGCCGGTTTCGTGCCGAAGGTGCTCGATACGAGCCTGATCGACGAGGTGGTGCGCGTTTCGAATGAAAGCGCCTTCGAAACGTCGCGATCTCTTGCGAAAACTGAAGGGATTCCGGGCGGTATCTCGACGGGCGCTAACCTTTGGGCGGCGCTGCAGGTCGCGGCCCGCGACGAGCTTGCCGGCAAGACGGTGGTGACGTTCGCCCCCTCGGCCGCCGAGCGCTACTTCACCGGCGAGCTGTTTCTCGATCCGCCGGCGAAGGCGTAA
- a CDS encoding Na+/H+ antiporter subunit E codes for MSFATKAVAWGRLGALFFREFALSVKDVSLAVLDPRRPLRPAIVAVPLDVKSDAGITLLANMITLTPGTTSLHVSEDRKTLYVHAMNASESTVADIKAGFEAKVREVLA; via the coding sequence ATGAGCTTTGCGACAAAGGCTGTGGCGTGGGGGCGGCTTGGAGCCCTGTTCTTCCGCGAGTTCGCGCTTTCGGTGAAGGATGTGTCGCTTGCCGTGCTGGATCCGCGCCGGCCGCTGCGTCCGGCCATCGTTGCCGTGCCGCTCGATGTGAAAAGCGATGCGGGGATAACGCTTCTCGCCAACATGATTACGCTGACGCCGGGTACGACGAGCTTGCACGTGAGCGAGGATCGCAAGACGCTTTATGTGCACGCGATGAACGCGTCGGAAAGCACCGTGGCCGACATCAAGGCTGGCTTCGAGGCGAAGGTGAGGGAGGTGCTCGCATGA
- a CDS encoding PDZ domain-containing protein, translating into MVRPSLIAAACALFVAASGLSSASAEPDEVRLAQRWTPLTGILPPEREVRDPGPETGSLDRAVPAEAAEAPDSNVQTGRRLLQAALVRVVTDGQPHGGLDVQSTLVDADLAQALGLGEQRGAMVTDASSSSARGANLRIGDVIQRVGSHSVAGPNGLHQVLRESSPDDLVTVEVWRAGEGAADLKQFLMDRAEAGNVGAAASLGRLLSLGLVLGPRNPAEAAPYYLKAAEAGHLASMTRYALFAKDGVGVPKDEAVAARWFRKAADGGQDAAMTNLGGLYEAGLGVKQDDAEAALWYRRAVEKGHVFANYRLGLLYEAGRGVGRDHQEAARLLRAASDGGLSEATSWLADKYAQGRGIPKDEAEAAKLNAVAADQVRRAANRGNAVATFNLGILYRLGKGVPQSDTEAAYWVVKSLRLGDRYLVAELMRNPDVLAIADRKWLQGVLRDEGTYKGPINGTFSPDVRAAMDALANPA; encoded by the coding sequence ATGGTGCGCCCTTCTCTCATCGCGGCGGCGTGTGCGCTGTTCGTGGCCGCTTCCGGTCTCAGCTCTGCGTCGGCAGAGCCGGACGAGGTGCGGCTCGCGCAGCGGTGGACGCCGCTTACGGGCATCTTGCCGCCGGAACGCGAGGTTCGCGATCCGGGGCCGGAAACGGGATCGCTGGATCGGGCGGTCCCGGCCGAGGCGGCTGAAGCTCCCGATTCAAACGTGCAAACGGGGCGCCGCCTTCTGCAAGCGGCGCTTGTGCGCGTGGTGACGGACGGCCAGCCGCATGGCGGGCTCGACGTGCAGTCGACGCTCGTCGATGCGGATCTTGCCCAAGCGCTGGGCCTTGGCGAGCAGCGCGGCGCGATGGTGACCGATGCGTCGTCGAGTTCGGCGCGAGGCGCCAACCTGCGTATCGGCGACGTCATCCAAAGGGTGGGATCGCATAGCGTTGCGGGGCCGAATGGGCTGCATCAGGTTTTGCGCGAGAGTTCGCCGGACGATCTGGTGACGGTCGAGGTCTGGCGGGCCGGGGAAGGCGCGGCGGATCTGAAGCAGTTTCTGATGGATCGCGCCGAGGCGGGCAATGTCGGCGCGGCGGCCAGCCTCGGGCGCCTGTTATCGCTTGGGCTCGTGCTCGGTCCGCGCAATCCGGCCGAAGCGGCGCCGTATTATCTGAAGGCCGCAGAGGCCGGACATCTCGCGTCCATGACGCGTTATGCGCTGTTCGCCAAGGACGGCGTCGGCGTTCCGAAGGACGAGGCGGTCGCTGCGCGCTGGTTCCGTAAGGCTGCGGATGGCGGACAAGACGCGGCGATGACCAATCTTGGCGGGCTCTATGAAGCCGGGCTCGGCGTGAAACAGGACGATGCGGAGGCGGCGCTTTGGTATCGCCGCGCCGTGGAGAAGGGCCACGTGTTCGCCAATTACAGGCTCGGCTTGCTCTACGAAGCGGGCCGTGGGGTCGGCCGGGATCATCAGGAGGCGGCGCGGCTGTTGCGGGCTGCGTCCGACGGGGGGCTCAGCGAGGCGACCTCGTGGCTCGCGGACAAGTACGCGCAAGGGCGCGGAATTCCGAAGGACGAAGCGGAGGCCGCGAAGTTGAACGCGGTGGCGGCGGATCAGGTGCGCCGGGCGGCGAACCGCGGAAATGCGGTGGCGACGTTCAACCTCGGCATTCTCTACAGGCTCGGCAAGGGGGTGCCGCAGAGCGATACGGAGGCGGCCTACTGGGTCGTGAAGTCGCTGAGGCTCGGTGACCGCTATCTCGTGGCCGAACTGATGCGCAATCCGGATGTGCTCGCGATTGCCGACCGGAAGTGGTTGCAAGGGGTTTTGCGCGACGAGGGGACGTACAAGGGGCCGATCAACGGGACGTTCTCGCCAGATGTGCGTGCCGCGATGGACGCGCTCGCCAATCCGGCGTAA
- a CDS encoding complex I NDUFA9 subunit family protein, whose amino-acid sequence MAPQGGSNSLVTIFGGPGFVGRHAVRALAQNGYRIRAASRRPDLAGHLQPMGDVGQIQPVQANLRFPDSVARAVEGVDAVVNAVGILAPSGAQTFAAVHVDGARAVAKAAKAAGARRFIHVSAIGASAASRAHYAQTKAAGEAAVLEEFPEAVILRPSIVFGPEDEFFNRFASLARVSPVLPLIGGGHTRFQPIYVGDLAAAIAAVVNGAGTPGTVYELGGPEVLTFRELMERTLLYADRRSKLVSLPFWLAKLQALATWPLPNSLRPLTVDQVRLLQSDNVVSDEALKQGRTLAALGVDVPDAIGSIVPGYLERFRSKGQYWRYRG is encoded by the coding sequence ATGGCACCACAAGGCGGCAGCAACAGTCTCGTCACAATTTTCGGAGGGCCGGGGTTCGTCGGCCGGCACGCCGTGCGTGCGCTGGCGCAAAACGGGTATCGAATCCGGGCTGCGTCCCGGCGGCCGGATCTTGCCGGCCATCTGCAACCCATGGGAGACGTTGGGCAGATCCAACCCGTGCAGGCCAACCTCCGGTTTCCGGATTCGGTGGCGCGGGCCGTCGAAGGCGTGGATGCGGTCGTCAATGCGGTCGGCATCCTGGCGCCCTCGGGAGCGCAGACGTTCGCGGCGGTTCACGTGGACGGGGCGCGGGCGGTGGCCAAGGCCGCCAAGGCCGCGGGAGCGCGGCGTTTCATACATGTGTCCGCCATCGGGGCCTCGGCGGCGTCGCGCGCTCACTATGCGCAGACCAAGGCGGCAGGCGAAGCTGCGGTGCTGGAGGAGTTTCCCGAGGCCGTCATTCTCCGTCCCTCGATCGTGTTCGGGCCGGAGGACGAGTTTTTCAATCGCTTCGCCTCGCTCGCGCGCGTGTCGCCGGTGCTGCCGCTGATCGGCGGGGGGCACACCCGCTTTCAGCCGATCTACGTGGGCGATCTCGCGGCGGCGATTGCGGCCGTCGTGAACGGGGCCGGGACGCCGGGGACGGTTTACGAACTCGGCGGGCCGGAGGTGCTGACGTTCCGCGAGCTGATGGAGCGGACGCTTCTTTATGCCGACCGGCGCAGCAAGCTCGTTTCGCTGCCGTTCTGGCTCGCGAAGCTGCAGGCGCTTGCAACCTGGCCGCTGCCGAATTCCCTGCGCCCGCTGACGGTTGATCAGGTGCGCCTGCTTCAGAGCGACAACGTGGTGAGCGACGAGGCGCTCAAGCAGGGGCGGACGCTGGCCGCGCTCGGCGTCGATGTGCCGGACGCCATCGGTTCCATCGTGCCGGGCTATCTCGAACGCTTCAGGTCCAAGGGACAGTATTGGCGCTATCGCGGTTAG